In Oncorhynchus masou masou isolate Uvic2021 unplaced genomic scaffold, UVic_Omas_1.1 unplaced_scaffold_4602, whole genome shotgun sequence, one genomic interval encodes:
- the LOC135535204 gene encoding ladderlectin-like, protein MAMLTILLLLSAAIALSEALTLDEANAMVASAANKKAHAPQTGSSLIHAASCLSRLQGHGLKQRHHMDVQYRHCMFLGANLASVHSSRESQFLQAVVLIKTGDFPLTWIGGYDAVQANVEKDRLWFWSDGSTFNHQNWAEDEPNNYNGAREPCVQMNFGGKDAWNDELCERRYPSVCSIRTCSIRQTIN, encoded by the exons ATGGCGATGTTGACCATTCTTCTGCTTCTCAGTGCTGCCATTGCACTGAGCGAAGCCTTAACTCTGGATGAAGCAA ATGCTATGGTGGCATCTGCAGCAAATAAAAAAGCCCATGCCCCACAGACTGGTTCCAGTTTAATTCACGCTGCTTCATGTTTGTCCAGACTGCAAGGACATGGCCTGAAGCAGAG GCATCACATGGATGTCCAGTAT CGCCACTGTATGTTCCTTGGAGCAAACCTGGCGTCTGTGCACAGCTCTAGGGAGTCCCAATTTCTACAGGCGGTGGTGTTGATCAAGACTGGCGATTTCCCTCTGACCTGGATTGGAGGATATGATGCTGTTCAGGCAAATGTGGAAaag GACAGGCTATGGTTCTGGAGTGACGGATCTACATTTAATCACCAGAACTGGGCGGAAGACGAGCCCAATAACTATAACGGTGCCAGAGAGCCATGTGTTCAGATGAACTTTGGAG GTAAAGATGCCTGGAATGATGAATTATGTGAAAGGAGATATCCCTCTGTGTGCTCCATAAGGACCTGTTCAATCCGTCAAACCATCAACTGA